ATATAATCTGCAGTTGCTAATGCAGATGTAACCACTTCATTAGCTGATGCATCAATGTTCATTTCATGTAGTTTTGCTGCGACCTGTTCAGGTGTTTTTGTTGAGTTGTTTGTTACATATAAATGAGGGATTTGATGTTGATTTAAATAATCAATAAATTGACTTGCACCATCAATTTCATCAGTACCTTTATACATCGTTCCATCTAAATCAATTAAATATGCCTTGTAATGCTTCACGCTTAATTCTCTCCTTTACCAAATGCAGTAATTGGAACATTTTCATTATTTAGAAATTGCACAACCTCATTAATAAATTGTTTATAATATGGTAATGCATGATCAAATAATGGTTCAATTTCCTTAGTATCTAGTTGAATGTAGTTGTGTGCAAATTGCTTTCTAACATCAACAGTTTGATTAATATGCTCTTGTGTCTCTTTTGAAATGACGTTTTCCAATTCTAAAATATCGATAACATCTTTATAATTACCTGGATCTCTTAAAATGAATCCATCAATAATCATATTGCCAATATCGACTGAAGATTCGATTAACATTTGTGCAATTCTTTCAAATGCATATTGATTTGTTTTATTTGTTTCATAATCATTTGTTAATTGTTGTAAGTAATTTAGTTTTTCTGATAGTTTATCTTTATCTACAAAATACATTCCTTAGTCACCTCTTATTATCTTAATCATATCACAACTTTGCAGTACACTTCATTTGTCGTTATACTAACTTTAGTAAATTTCGTATTAAAGGGGTCATAAAAAATGATTGATATGTATTTATATGATGATGAAGAACAAA
The DNA window shown above is from Staphylococcus sp. M0911 and carries:
- a CDS encoding DUF86 domain-containing protein, with amino-acid sequence MYFVDKDKLSEKLNYLQQLTNDYETNKTNQYAFERIAQMLIESSVDIGNMIIDGFILRDPGNYKDVIDILELENVISKETQEHINQTVDVRKQFAHNYIQLDTKEIEPLFDHALPYYKQFINEVVQFLNNENVPITAFGKGEN